CAAAAGTTAAAGAATTTTTACGTTCACAAGAAACGAGAACTTATCCTGATGCGCGATAAAGCTATTACAGATGCTTTACAAACTATTAATTTAAGTGACATTCTTGGTTGATTTAAACATTGTGGTTATTGTACTGCATCCAACTGAAAATCGCTATATTGGATTGCAAGTAACGATTGAACGTGGAGAAGGACAAAAGCCATTGATAGCTAACTGGGGAGGAATCTCTCTGAAGCGAAATATGAAAGCAGTCTTAAATGATTCTCCTTTACAAATTATAGGTTCAAGAACAGAACTCGAACGCCGACTTTTGGCTAATACCTGTGAACTTTTTGGTTCGCAAGAAAATGTCCAGGTTCATCATGTTCGGGGCGCTTAAGGACTTACAAAAGGAAGGAAGAACCTCACCGTCTTATTGGGTTCAAATTATGGCAGCACGACAACGTAAAACCTTGGTTGTGTGTCAACAATGTCACATGGATATCCATGCAGGACGTGCAACCCAAAGAACTAACACTGATATGTAAACACTGTAGAGCCGTGATGCTCCGAAAGGCGCAAGTCCGGTTCGGGGAGGGGCGAACAGAAAAGTACTATTAACCCAAGTTGCTAGTTATTGATTGAGGCGATCGCTTGATGTAATAAAATCCCCTCCAGGTGTAAAAAACGGAGGGGAATATGATAAATGAAATAATTACCATCTATGCTATCATTGATGACTTAC
The window above is part of the Tolypothrix sp. NIES-4075 genome. Proteins encoded here:
- a CDS encoding HNH endonuclease, with translation MFGALKDLQKEGRTSPSYWVQIMAARQRKTLVVCQQCHMDIHAGRATQRTNTDM